A single region of the Prevotella sp. HUN102 genome encodes:
- a CDS encoding DUF3467 domain-containing protein: MDNNNQNPQGQQLQIDLSPEIAKGVYSNFQIISHSKTEFILDFISMLPGIPKPTVGSRVVMVPEHAKRLLQALQENVVRYEQEFGKIELENQQPRTATPFGTGHGQA; encoded by the coding sequence ATGGACAATAACAATCAGAACCCACAGGGCCAGCAGCTTCAAATAGACTTGAGCCCGGAAATCGCAAAAGGTGTTTACAGCAATTTCCAGATAATTTCCCATTCAAAGACCGAGTTTATTTTGGATTTCATTTCAATGTTGCCCGGTATTCCAAAGCCAACTGTCGGCAGCAGAGTAGTGATGGTGCCGGAACACGCAAAGCGTCTTCTTCAGGCTCTGCAGGAGAATGTGGTGCGCTACGAACAGGAGTTCGGCAAGATAGAATTGGAGAATCAGCAGCCGCGCACTGCAACTCCATTCGGCACCGGACACGGGCAGGCTTAA
- the rpsL gene encoding 30S ribosomal protein S12, whose amino-acid sequence MPTISQLVRKGRKDIVDKSKSPALDNCPQRRGVCVRVYTTTPKKPNSAMRKVARVRLTNQKEVNSYIPGEGHNLQEHSIVLVRGGRVKDLPGVRYHIVRGTLDTAGVANRTQRRSKYGAKRPKAAKK is encoded by the coding sequence ATGCCTACTATTTCACAATTGGTAAGAAAAGGCCGAAAGGACATCGTAGACAAGAGCAAATCTCCGGCGTTGGACAACTGTCCGCAGCGTCGTGGTGTTTGTGTCCGTGTTTACACAACAACTCCTAAGAAGCCTAATTCAGCAATGCGTAAGGTTGCTCGTGTTCGTTTGACAAACCAGAAGGAAGTAAACTCTTACATCCCGGGAGAAGGCCACAACTTGCAGGAGCACAGTATCGTGCTTGTACGTGGTGGTCGTGTCAAGGATCTTCCCGGTGTGCGCTATCACATCGTTCGCGGTACGCTCGATACCGCAGGTGTTGCCAACCGTACACAGCGTCGTTCAAAATACGGTGCTAAGCGTCCAAAGGCAGCTAAGAAGTAA
- the rpsG gene encoding 30S ribosomal protein S7, giving the protein MRKAKPKKRVILPDPKFNDQKVSKFVNHLMYDGKKNTSYEIFYAALDIVAEKTKEQEKSALEVWKQALDNITPHVEVKSRRIGGATFQVPTEIRPDRKESVSMKNMIAFARKRGGKSMADKLAAEIMDAFNNQGGAYKRKEDMHRMAEANRAFAHFRF; this is encoded by the coding sequence ATGAGAAAAGCAAAACCAAAGAAGCGTGTGATCTTACCAGATCCAAAGTTCAACGACCAGAAGGTCTCCAAGTTCGTTAATCACCTTATGTATGATGGAAAGAAGAATACATCATACGAAATCTTCTATGCGGCACTCGATATCGTTGCAGAGAAGACCAAGGAGCAGGAGAAGTCTGCACTCGAAGTGTGGAAGCAGGCTCTCGACAACATTACTCCTCACGTAGAGGTTAAGAGTCGTCGTATCGGTGGTGCAACCTTCCAGGTTCCAACAGAAATTCGTCCGGACCGTAAGGAAAGTGTGTCTATGAAGAATATGATTGCTTTCGCACGCAAGCGTGGAGGCAAGAGTATGGCTGATAAGTTGGCTGCTGAAATTATGGATGCTTTCAACAATCAGGGCGGTGCTTACAAGCGTAAGGAAGATATGCACCGTATGGCTGAGGCTAACCGCGCATTTGCTCACTTCAGATTCTAA
- the fusA gene encoding elongation factor G, with amino-acid sequence MANHDLHLTRNIGIMAHIDAGKTTTSERILFYTGKTHKIGEVHDGAATMDWMAQEQERGITITSAATTCNWNYLGKSYKINLIDTPGHVDFTAEVERSLRVLDGAVATYSAADGVQPQSETVWRQADKYNVPRVGYVNKMDRSGADFFETVSQMRDILGANPIAIQIPIGAEENFKGVIDLIKMKAILWHDETMGAKYDIEEIPAELADEAAEWREKLLEGAANYDDEVMELYLEGKDVPEDKIIAAIRKGCIAMECCPMLLGSSYKNKGVQTLLDYVCAFLPSPVDTVVTLGTNPDTEEEEERKASEAEPTAALAFKIATDPFMGRLVFFRVYSGKVVAGSYVYNPRSRKKERISRLFQMNSNKEIPMESIDAGDIGAGVGFKDIRTGDTLCDEAHPIVLESMTFPDTVISIAVEPKSQADIAKLDTGLQKLAEEDPTFTVRTDEQSGQTIISGMGELHLDIIIDRLKREFKVECNQGKPQVNYKEAITKAAQSRETYKKQSGGRGKFACIDVTIEPKDEDYKEGDLQFINVVKGGNVPKEFIPSVEKGFKDCLGNGVLGGFPITGLKVTLTDGSFHPVDSDQLSFELVAHQAFKKLCPQAGPVLMEPIMKVEVVTPEENMGDVIGDLNKRRGLVQGMDEARSGARVVKAMVPLSEMFGYVTALRTITSGRATSSMEYDHHSPVSSSLAKEILAELNGNADLIK; translated from the coding sequence ATGGCAAATCACGATTTACATTTGACGCGTAACATCGGCATTATGGCGCACATTGATGCCGGTAAGACAACAACATCAGAGCGTATCTTGTTCTATACTGGTAAGACTCACAAGATTGGTGAGGTGCACGACGGTGCGGCTACTATGGACTGGATGGCTCAGGAGCAGGAGCGCGGAATCACAATTACATCAGCTGCGACAACTTGTAACTGGAACTATCTCGGCAAGTCTTACAAGATTAACCTGATTGATACTCCGGGACACGTTGACTTTACTGCTGAGGTGGAGCGTTCACTCCGTGTGCTCGACGGTGCTGTTGCTACTTACTCTGCTGCCGACGGTGTTCAGCCACAGTCTGAAACTGTATGGCGTCAGGCTGACAAGTACAATGTACCTCGCGTAGGTTATGTTAATAAGATGGACCGTTCTGGTGCTGACTTCTTCGAGACGGTAAGCCAGATGAGAGATATTTTGGGTGCTAACCCGATCGCTATCCAGATTCCTATCGGCGCAGAAGAGAACTTCAAGGGCGTTATCGACCTTATCAAGATGAAGGCTATCCTCTGGCACGATGAGACAATGGGAGCAAAGTACGATATTGAGGAAATCCCTGCTGAACTGGCTGACGAAGCTGCTGAATGGCGTGAGAAGCTCCTCGAGGGTGCTGCAAACTATGATGATGAAGTAATGGAACTCTACCTCGAGGGTAAGGACGTTCCTGAAGACAAGATCATCGCTGCAATCCGTAAGGGCTGTATCGCAATGGAATGCTGCCCGATGTTGCTCGGTTCTTCTTACAAGAACAAGGGTGTGCAGACTTTGCTCGACTATGTATGTGCATTCTTGCCTTCTCCGGTAGATACAGTTGTTACATTGGGTACAAACCCTGATACTGAAGAAGAGGAAGAGCGCAAGGCTTCAGAAGCTGAACCAACGGCTGCCCTCGCATTTAAGATTGCTACCGACCCATTTATGGGTCGTCTGGTGTTCTTCCGTGTGTACTCAGGTAAGGTTGTGGCAGGTTCATACGTCTACAACCCACGTTCTCGCAAGAAGGAGCGTATCAGCCGTTTGTTCCAGATGAACTCCAACAAGGAAATCCCAATGGAGTCAATCGACGCAGGTGATATCGGTGCAGGTGTAGGTTTCAAGGATATTCGTACAGGTGATACACTTTGCGACGAAGCACATCCAATCGTACTCGAGTCTATGACCTTCCCTGATACTGTGATTTCTATCGCTGTTGAGCCTAAGAGCCAGGCCGATATTGCTAAGCTCGATACTGGTTTGCAGAAGTTGGCAGAAGAAGACCCAACATTTACTGTTCGTACCGATGAGCAGAGTGGCCAGACCATTATCTCTGGTATGGGTGAGCTTCACTTGGATATCATCATCGACCGTTTGAAGCGCGAATTCAAGGTTGAATGTAATCAGGGTAAGCCACAGGTTAATTACAAGGAGGCTATTACCAAGGCAGCTCAGAGCCGTGAGACATACAAGAAGCAGTCTGGTGGTCGTGGTAAGTTCGCTTGTATCGATGTAACTATCGAGCCAAAGGACGAAGACTACAAGGAAGGCGATTTGCAGTTCATCAATGTCGTTAAGGGTGGTAACGTTCCTAAGGAATTCATTCCTTCAGTAGAGAAGGGATTCAAGGACTGCCTCGGCAATGGTGTGCTCGGCGGTTTCCCTATCACAGGTTTGAAGGTTACTCTGACCGATGGATCTTTCCACCCGGTAGACTCTGACCAGTTGTCGTTCGAGCTTGTAGCTCATCAGGCTTTCAAGAAGCTTTGTCCACAGGCTGGTCCTGTCTTGATGGAGCCTATTATGAAGGTTGAGGTAGTTACTCCGGAAGAAAATATGGGTGATGTTATCGGTGACTTGAACAAGCGTCGTGGTCTCGTTCAGGGTATGGACGAAGCTCGTAGCGGTGCACGTGTTGTTAAGGCAATGGTACCGCTGTCGGAAATGTTCGGTTATGTAACAGCTCTCCGTACAATTACTTCAGGTCGTGCTACTTCTTCAATGGAGTACGACCACCACTCTCCGGTTTCTAGCAGCCTTGCTAAGGAAATCCTTGCAGAGCTGAATGGTAACGCAGACTTGATTAAGTAG
- the rpsJ gene encoding 30S ribosomal protein S10 encodes MSQKIRIKLKSYDHQLVDKSAEKIVKAVKATGAIVSGPIPLPTHKRIYTVNRSTFVNKKSREQFQLQNFKRLIDIYSSTPKTVDALMKLELPSGVEVEIKV; translated from the coding sequence ATGAGTCAGAAAATTCGTATTAAGCTCAAGTCTTACGACCACCAGTTGGTTGATAAGTCGGCTGAAAAGATTGTGAAGGCTGTAAAGGCAACAGGTGCCATCGTTAGTGGTCCTATTCCATTGCCTACACACAAGCGTATTTACACAGTAAACCGCTCAACATTCGTTAATAAGAAGTCTCGCGAACAGTTCCAGTTGCAGAACTTCAAGCGTCTCATCGACATCTATAGCTCAACTCCTAAGACGGTTGATGCGTTGATGAAGCTCGAGTTGCCATCAGGTGTTGAAGTGGAAATCAAGGTGTAA
- the rplC gene encoding 50S ribosomal protein L3, translated as MPGLLGKKIGMTSVFSADGKNVPCTVIEAGPCVVTQVKTIEKDGYKAVQLGFGEAKEKRTSKPQQGHFKKAGTTPKKHLAEFKFDEEYNLGDTITVDLFEGVKFVDVVGTSKGKGFQGVVKRHGFGGVGQSTHGQDDRARKPGSIGACSYPAKVFKGMRMGGQMGGDRVTTQNLQVLKVIPEHNLLLVKGSVAGCNGSTLIINK; from the coding sequence ATGCCAGGATTATTAGGAAAGAAAATCGGAATGACATCCGTTTTCAGTGCCGACGGTAAGAATGTACCGTGCACTGTTATCGAAGCTGGTCCTTGTGTTGTAACCCAAGTAAAGACAATCGAAAAAGACGGTTACAAGGCTGTTCAGTTAGGTTTCGGCGAAGCTAAGGAGAAGAGAACTTCTAAGCCACAGCAGGGACACTTCAAGAAAGCCGGCACAACACCAAAGAAGCACTTGGCCGAGTTCAAGTTTGATGAGGAGTACAACCTCGGTGACACTATTACCGTAGATTTGTTCGAAGGCGTTAAGTTTGTTGACGTTGTAGGTACATCTAAGGGTAAGGGTTTCCAGGGCGTTGTTAAGCGTCACGGATTCGGTGGTGTAGGTCAATCAACACACGGTCAGGACGACCGCGCTCGTAAGCCGGGATCTATCGGTGCTTGTTCTTACCCAGCAAAGGTGTTCAAGGGTATGCGAATGGGCGGCCAGATGGGCGGCGACAGAGTTACAACCCAAAACCTTCAAGTGTTAAAAGTAATTCCAGAACACAACCTCCTTCTTGTTAAGGGCAGCGTGGCTGGATGCAATGGTTCAACCCTTATAATTAATAAGTAA
- the rplD gene encoding 50S ribosomal protein L4 yields MDINVLDIKGQETGRKVTLNENIFGIEPNDHVLYLDVKQYLADQRQGTAKSKERSEVKGSTRKLGRQKGGGGARRGDINSPVLVGGGRVFGPTPRDYSFKLNKKVKVLARKSALAYKAQEAAVVVVEDFNYDAPKTKDFVNFTKNLKVDGKKVLLVLPEVEKNVYLSARNLKKANVTTAAQVNSYAVLNADVLVVTENSLKIIDEILIK; encoded by the coding sequence ATGGATATTAACGTATTAGATATCAAAGGTCAGGAGACCGGCCGTAAGGTTACTCTTAACGAGAATATCTTCGGAATTGAGCCAAACGATCATGTACTCTATCTTGACGTTAAGCAGTATCTTGCTGACCAACGTCAGGGAACAGCTAAGTCAAAGGAAAGAAGTGAAGTTAAAGGTTCTACACGCAAGCTCGGTCGCCAGAAAGGCGGCGGTGGCGCACGCCGTGGTGATATTAACTCACCGGTTCTCGTAGGTGGTGGTCGCGTTTTCGGTCCGACTCCACGTGATTATAGCTTCAAGCTAAACAAGAAAGTTAAGGTTCTCGCTCGTAAGTCTGCATTGGCTTACAAGGCACAGGAAGCTGCTGTCGTAGTTGTTGAAGATTTCAATTATGACGCTCCAAAGACGAAAGATTTTGTAAACTTTACTAAAAATCTTAAAGTTGATGGCAAGAAAGTGCTTCTCGTTTTGCCAGAAGTAGAGAAAAATGTATATTTGTCAGCTCGTAATTTGAAGAAGGCGAATGTAACAACGGCTGCTCAGGTAAATTCATACGCGGTTTTGAATGCTGACGTGCTTGTTGTGACTGAAAATTCTTTGAAGATTATCGATGAAATCTTAATCAAGTAA
- the rplW gene encoding 50S ribosomal protein L23, with protein MGFIIKPVVTEKMTKITDKSSEDKTIIALNEKAAKAHNATAETRSYVVKNKRNPEGLKKEKTVYSYVKPAQPKYGFIVKPEANKLEIKKEIESLYNVTVIDVNTVRYAGKRQARYTKAGLVKGQKNAFKKAIVTLKAGDTIDFYSNI; from the coding sequence ATGGGATTTATCATTAAACCAGTGGTCACTGAAAAGATGACCAAGATTACAGACAAGTCTTCTGAGGACAAGACAATCATAGCTCTTAACGAAAAGGCGGCTAAGGCGCATAATGCTACTGCTGAAACTCGCAGCTATGTTGTAAAGAATAAGCGCAATCCTGAAGGTTTGAAGAAGGAGAAGACTGTTTATTCTTATGTTAAGCCTGCACAGCCAAAGTATGGCTTTATCGTTAAGCCAGAGGCCAACAAGCTTGAGATTAAGAAGGAAATCGAGAGCCTGTACAATGTTACAGTAATTGATGTGAATACCGTTCGTTACGCAGGTAAGCGTCAGGCACGCTATACCAAGGCTGGTCTTGTGAAAGGTCAGAAGAACGCATTCAAGAAGGCAATCGTCACTTTGAAGGCTGGCGATACAATTGATTTTTACAGCAATATTTAA
- the rplB gene encoding 50S ribosomal protein L2, giving the protein MAVRKLKPVTPGQRHKVIGTFKEITASVPEKSLVYGKRSTGGRNNTGKMTVRYIGGGHKRKYRLIDFKREKDGVPAVVKTIEYDPNRSARIALLYYADGEKRYIIAPNGLQVGAKLMSGAEAAPEVGNTLPLANIPVGTVIHNIELRPGQGALLVRSAGNFAQLTSREGSYCVIKLPSGETRQILSACKATIGSVGNSDHALEQSGKAGRSRWLGRRPHNRGVVMNPVDHPMGGGEGRQSGGHPRSRKGLYAKGLKTRAPKKLSNKYIIERAKKK; this is encoded by the coding sequence ATGGCAGTACGTAAATTAAAACCGGTTACTCCGGGACAAAGACACAAGGTTATTGGCACGTTCAAGGAAATTACTGCATCCGTGCCAGAGAAGTCTCTCGTTTACGGTAAGCGTAGCACTGGTGGTAGAAATAACACCGGTAAGATGACCGTTCGCTATATTGGTGGCGGTCATAAGAGGAAGTATCGCTTAATCGACTTCAAGCGTGAGAAAGATGGTGTTCCAGCTGTAGTAAAGACAATCGAGTATGATCCTAACAGATCTGCTCGCATTGCCCTTTTGTACTATGCTGATGGTGAAAAACGTTACATTATTGCTCCTAACGGACTGCAGGTTGGTGCAAAACTGATGTCTGGTGCTGAGGCAGCACCGGAAGTAGGTAACACACTTCCACTTGCAAACATTCCTGTCGGTACTGTGATTCATAACATTGAATTGCGTCCGGGACAGGGTGCTTTGCTCGTTCGTTCGGCTGGTAACTTTGCTCAGCTTACTTCTCGTGAAGGCAGTTATTGTGTCATCAAGCTCCCTTCTGGCGAAACTCGTCAGATTCTTTCAGCTTGTAAGGCTACAATTGGTAGTGTAGGTAACTCTGACCACGCACTTGAGCAGTCTGGTAAGGCTGGTCGCTCACGTTGGTTGGGCCGTCGTCCTCACAACCGTGGTGTTGTTATGAACCCTGTTGATCACCCAATGGGTGGTGGTGAAGGCCGTCAGTCTGGTGGTCACCCACGTTCACGTAAGGGCTTGTACGCTAAGGGTCTCAAGACTCGTGCACCTAAGAAGCTTTCAAACAAGTACATTATTGAAAGAGCTAAAAAGAAGTAA
- the rpsS gene encoding 30S ribosomal protein S19: MSRSLKKGPYINVSLEKKILAMNESGKKTVVKTWARASMISPDFVGHTVAVHNGNKFIPVYITENMVGHKLGEFSPTRRFGGHSGNKR; this comes from the coding sequence ATGAGTCGTTCATTAAAAAAGGGTCCATACATCAACGTATCACTCGAAAAGAAAATTCTCGCTATGAATGAGAGTGGTAAGAAGACAGTCGTAAAGACTTGGGCCAGAGCATCAATGATTTCCCCTGATTTTGTGGGGCACACTGTTGCAGTTCATAACGGAAATAAATTTATCCCTGTTTACATTACTGAGAATATGGTAGGTCATAAGCTCGGAGAGTTCAGCCCTACACGCCGTTTCGGTGGTCACTCTGGTAATAAAAGGTAA
- the rplV gene encoding 50S ribosomal protein L22: MGARKHIKAEARKEALKSQYFAKLKDCPSSPRKMRYVVDMVRGMEVNRALGVLRFSKKAAAQNVEKLLRSAIANWEMKNDRKAEDGELYISKIFVDEGVTMKRMRPAPQGRGYRIRKRSNHVTLFVDAKSGANND, from the coding sequence ATGGGAGCAAGAAAACATATTAAGGCTGAGGCTCGTAAAGAGGCCTTGAAAAGCCAGTATTTTGCAAAGCTCAAGGACTGCCCTTCTTCTCCACGCAAGATGCGCTACGTTGTAGACATGGTTCGTGGTATGGAGGTGAATCGTGCCCTTGGCGTGCTGAGATTCTCTAAGAAGGCAGCTGCTCAGAATGTTGAGAAACTTCTGCGTTCAGCTATTGCTAACTGGGAGATGAAGAATGATCGCAAAGCCGAAGACGGTGAACTTTATATCTCTAAGATCTTCGTTGATGAAGGTGTTACAATGAAGCGCATGCGTCCTGCACCACAGGGCCGTGGCTACAGAATTCGCAAACGTTCTAACCACGTCACACTTTTCGTAGATGCAAAGTCTGGCGCTAACAATGATTAA
- the rpsC gene encoding 30S ribosomal protein S3, translating to MGQKVNPISNRLGIIRGWESNWFGGKNFGDNLLEDKKIRTYLNKRLEKASVSRIVIERTLKLVTITICTARPGIVIGKGGQDVDKLKEELKNLFKKEIQINIFEVKKPELDANIVGNNIARQVEGKIAYRRAIKMAVANTMRAGAEGIKVQITGRLNGAEMARKEMFKEGRTPLHTFRADIDYCQTEALTKVGLLGIKVWICRGEVYNKVDLTPNFTQEKGNARSNNNGGNARSGRGNRRRNNNR from the coding sequence ATGGGACAGAAAGTTAATCCAATAAGCAACCGTCTCGGTATTATCCGCGGTTGGGAGTCAAATTGGTTCGGTGGCAAGAATTTTGGCGATAACCTCCTTGAGGACAAGAAAATTCGCACATACTTGAACAAGCGTTTGGAAAAAGCAAGCGTTTCTCGTATTGTCATTGAGCGTACATTGAAGCTCGTTACCATCACTATTTGCACTGCTCGTCCAGGTATCGTTATCGGCAAGGGTGGTCAGGATGTTGACAAACTCAAGGAAGAATTGAAGAACCTTTTCAAGAAGGAGATTCAAATCAATATCTTTGAAGTTAAGAAGCCTGAACTTGACGCTAACATCGTGGGTAACAACATCGCTCGCCAGGTAGAAGGTAAGATTGCTTACCGTCGTGCTATCAAGATGGCAGTTGCTAATACAATGCGCGCAGGTGCTGAAGGTATCAAAGTTCAAATCACAGGACGTCTGAACGGTGCCGAGATGGCACGTAAGGAAATGTTCAAGGAAGGACGTACTCCTCTCCATACATTCCGTGCAGACATCGATTATTGTCAGACAGAGGCTCTTACTAAGGTTGGCCTTCTGGGTATCAAGGTGTGGATTTGCCGAGGTGAAGTTTACAACAAGGTAGATCTTACTCCTAACTTTACTCAGGAAAAGGGTAATGCACGTTCCAACAACAATGGTGGAAATGCTCGCTCTGGACGTGGTAATCGTAGAAGAAACAATAACCGTTAA
- the rplP gene encoding 50S ribosomal protein L16: MLQPKRVKYRRPQDGRGNKGNAHRGTQLAFGSFGIKTLEPKWIDSRQIEAARIALNRYMNRQGQVWIRIFPDKPITRKPADVRMGKGKGDPAGWVAPVTPGRILFEVEGVSFDIAKEGLRLAAQKLPVKTKFVVRRDFDKNA; this comes from the coding sequence ATGTTACAGCCAAAAAGAGTAAAATATAGAAGACCTCAAGATGGGCGTGGCAACAAAGGCAACGCACACAGAGGTACACAATTGGCTTTTGGTTCTTTTGGTATCAAGACACTTGAGCCAAAATGGATCGACAGCCGTCAGATTGAGGCCGCTCGTATAGCATTGAACCGCTATATGAATCGTCAAGGTCAGGTCTGGATCCGTATATTCCCTGACAAACCAATTACTCGCAAGCCTGCGGACGTACGTATGGGTAAGGGTAAGGGTGATCCAGCAGGATGGGTTGCACCGGTTACACCAGGTCGTATCCTCTTTGAAGTAGAAGGTGTAAGCTTTGATATAGCTAAGGAGGGACTTCGTCTCGCAGCTCAGAAGCTACCTGTTAAGACAAAGTTTGTTGTAAGACGTGATTTCGATAAAAACGCTTAA
- the rpmC gene encoding 50S ribosomal protein L29: MKINEVKQLDTKELVEKIENAQVALDKMKLNHQVTPLENPSQIKLARRDIARMKTELRQRELNK, translated from the coding sequence ATGAAGATTAACGAAGTAAAACAGCTCGATACCAAAGAATTGGTAGAGAAAATCGAGAATGCTCAAGTAGCACTCGACAAGATGAAACTGAATCATCAGGTTACTCCACTTGAGAATCCATCTCAGATTAAGCTTGCTCGTCGTGATATAGCACGTATGAAGACTGAACTACGTCAGAGAGAACTTAATAAATAA
- the rpsQ gene encoding 30S ribosomal protein S17, whose product MVQMETRNLRKVRQGVVTSNKMDKTIVIASKFKEKHPIYGKFVQKTKKYHAHDEKNEANIGDTVLIMETRPLSKTKRWRLVQIVEKAK is encoded by the coding sequence ATGGTCCAGATGGAAACAAGAAATTTAAGAAAAGTAAGACAGGGTGTCGTAACTAGCAACAAAATGGATAAAACCATCGTTATTGCTTCTAAGTTCAAGGAAAAGCACCCTATATATGGTAAGTTTGTCCAGAAGACAAAGAAATACCATGCGCATGATGAGAAGAATGAAGCTAACATCGGCGACACAGTGCTCATTATGGAAACTCGTCCTTTGAGTAAGACAAAGAGATGGAGATTAGTTCAAATAGTAGAAAAAGCTAAGTAA
- the rplN gene encoding 50S ribosomal protein L14, with translation MIQSESKLTVCDNSGARVAKCIRVLGGTRRRYASVGDVIVVAVQSVIPSSDVKKGTVSKALIVRTKKEIRRADGSYIRFDDNACVLLNNAGEIRGSRIFGPVARELRAVNMKVVSLAPEVL, from the coding sequence ATGATACAGTCAGAATCAAAACTTACAGTATGTGATAACAGCGGTGCCCGCGTAGCGAAGTGCATCCGCGTTCTCGGTGGTACCCGCCGTCGTTATGCAAGTGTTGGTGACGTTATCGTAGTTGCTGTACAGAGCGTCATCCCATCTAGTGATGTTAAGAAAGGTACAGTATCAAAGGCTTTGATCGTACGCACTAAGAAAGAAATTCGTCGTGCTGATGGTTCATACATCCGTTTCGATGATAACGCTTGTGTGTTGCTTAACAATGCTGGCGAAATCCGTGGTAGCCGTATCTTCGGTCCTGTTGCACGTGAATTGCGTGCAGTGAATATGAAGGTCGTTTCTTTGGCTCCTGAGGTTCTTTAA
- the rplX gene encoding 50S ribosomal protein L24 yields the protein MAKFHIKKDDQVIVLAGSDKGKTGKVLKVIVDKQRVLVEGINMVSKSTKPSAASPQGGIVKQEAPIHISNLSLIDPKSGKATRIRIEREGKTVKRIAKKSGEEIK from the coding sequence ATGGCAAAATTCCATATAAAGAAAGACGATCAAGTTATCGTTCTTGCTGGCTCTGATAAGGGCAAGACTGGTAAGGTGCTCAAGGTTATCGTTGATAAGCAACGCGTCCTTGTGGAAGGAATCAATATGGTTTCCAAGAGCACAAAGCCATCTGCAGCAAGTCCTCAGGGAGGTATTGTGAAGCAGGAGGCTCCTATTCATATCTCAAATTTAAGTCTGATCGATCCAAAGAGCGGCAAGGCAACACGTATCAGAATCGAGCGTGAGGGCAAAACCGTTAAGCGAATCGCTAAAAAATCAGGGGAGGAAATTAAGTAA
- the rplE gene encoding 50S ribosomal protein L5 translates to MNTAQLKKQYKEQIAPALQKQFNYTSAMQIPVLKKIVINQGLGDATQDKKIIEVAINEISAITGQKAVATYSKKDIANFKLRKKMPIGVMVTLRRERMYEFLEKLVRVSLPRIRDFKGIESKLDGRGNYTLGITEQIIFPEINIDQVDRIQGLNITFVTSAKTDEEGYALLKAFGLPFKNAKND, encoded by the coding sequence ATGAATACAGCACAATTAAAAAAGCAGTATAAGGAGCAGATCGCTCCAGCATTGCAGAAGCAGTTCAACTATACTTCAGCTATGCAGATTCCTGTTCTGAAGAAGATTGTTATCAATCAGGGTTTGGGCGATGCAACACAGGATAAGAAAATTATCGAAGTTGCTATCAACGAAATCTCTGCAATAACTGGTCAGAAGGCAGTTGCGACATATTCTAAGAAGGATATTGCAAACTTCAAGCTCCGTAAGAAGATGCCTATTGGTGTTATGGTAACTTTGCGTCGTGAGCGTATGTATGAGTTCCTCGAGAAACTTGTGCGCGTTTCATTGCCACGTATCCGTGACTTCAAGGGTATTGAAAGCAAGTTGGATGGTCGTGGTAACTACACACTCGGTATTACTGAGCAGATTATCTTCCCAGAAATCAATATCGATCAGGTAGACCGCATCCAGGGTTTGAACATTACTTTTGTAACTTCAGCAAAGACTGACGAAGAAGGCTACGCGCTCTTGAAGGCATTTGGTCTTCCATTCAAGAATGCTAAAAACGATTAA
- the rpsN gene encoding 30S ribosomal protein S14, giving the protein MAKESMKAREVKRAKLVARYAEKRAALKKIIATSDDLGEAYEAARKLQSIPKNANPIRLHNRCKMTGRPKGYIRQFGLSRIQFREMASQGLIPGVKKASW; this is encoded by the coding sequence ATGGCAAAAGAATCAATGAAAGCTCGCGAGGTTAAGCGTGCAAAGCTCGTTGCTCGTTACGCTGAAAAGCGCGCAGCTCTTAAAAAGATTATCGCTACTTCTGACGATCTGGGTGAAGCTTACGAGGCTGCTCGTAAACTCCAGTCTATTCCGAAGAATGCAAACCCAATCCGTCTTCACAACCGTTGCAAGATGACTGGCCGTCCAAAGGGTTATATCCGTCAGTTCGGTCTCTCTCGTATTCAGTTCCGTGAAATGGCTTCACAGGGTCTCATTCCTGGAGTAAAGAAGGCAAGCTGGTAA